The Calliphora vicina chromosome 3, idCalVici1.1, whole genome shotgun sequence genome contains a region encoding:
- the LOC135955214 gene encoding ras-GEF domain-containing family member 1B yields MSNNGINSATNGRPSANNTHATATTTTSTSSSAATAIQKNIITHTNSQTGNITTNATINTTLNNAKTSSISFKIAALPDKQQPKSNNNEHVNTTGTTATATSASLRQPIANVNIQNTKLQTHRRDSSSVSGHHNSHTGGIHLPQSLKDASKYRYIKPQTLYRYDDNTITNQRKGNDEVDKVEKRTAEDLNHDHCLVYYDDQLIAGSLDALIEHMVPTSDYYPERTYTFSFLLSVRLFIRPHELLAKISQTWEQQQQQLLQQSGTAQDQVDDAGHFTNLCASQGAINNSPLLQRKPGQLATQTQKSAQNCIRLLAEWIETFPYDFRDERLMQQVRILTRKCVYLDNALGKQVSRILQLLVQRLTALEKYEEFLQSLLQNDLNTIIQPHYSTSASASYSSSSSSTSSSNAAHNSLTKSAVQALNSHDHASSTQKNHYLINAQFSHNITSSTPASYTTSSNTGHSASDSPNSHDVFGIMDLCPSCAQLAHQLTAIELERLSHIGPEEFVQAFAKEYQNSMSKNVSSASSSSTTTAAPSGGGGGSSSAGQQQIMQTSLNDMKKTRNLESYVEWFNRLSYLTASEIVKYPKKKQRVRIIEYWIETARECFNIGNFNSLMAIIAGLNLAPISRLKKTWSKIQSAKFSVLEHQMDPTSNFNSYRSTLKAAMWRSEGATEERERIIIPFFSLFVKDLYFLNEGCSNRLPNNHINFEKCSQLAKQVMEFNEWKKVTCPFEKLPNVIAYLQNSPVLNENTLSMASFECEPPENTEEKDRYKTVKAETKQQLLQQLQEQQSQQH; encoded by the exons ATGTCGAATAACGGCATAAATAGCGCTACAAATGGGCGCCCTAGTGCCAATAATACCCATGCTACAGCAACAACCACCACCAGCACCAGCTCctcagcagcaacagcaatacAAAAGAATATTATCACGCATACAAATTCCCAAACAGGCAACATCACTACTAATGCAACGATTAACACCACACTAAACAATGCTAAGACATCGtcaattagttttaaaatagcAGCACTGCCAGACAAACAACAGCCCAAATCAAATAACAACGAACATGTAAATACAACCGGAACCACAGCCACAGCAACATCAGCGTCCTTAAGACAACCCATAGCCAatgtaaatatacaaaatacaaaactaCAAACTCATCGACGTGATAGTTCTAGTGTTAGTGGACACCATAATTCCCACACTGGTGGCATACACTTGCCACAGAGCCTAAAAGATGCCTCAAAATATAGATACATTAAACCGCAGACGCTATATCGATACGATGACAACACCATCACCAACCAACGCAAAGGTAACGATGAAGTCGATAAGGTAGAGAAACGAACTGCTGAGGATCTTAACCATGATCATTGTTTAGTTTACTATGATGATCAGTTGATAGCGGGCAGTTTGGATGCTTTGATCGAACATATGGTACCAACCTCCGACTATTATCCGGAGAGAACTTATACATTTTCGTTTCTGTTGAGTGTGAGGCTATTTATACGACCCCATGAATTGCTGGCCAAAATATCACAAACATgggaacaacaacagcagcagctgcTGCAGCAGTCTGGTACTGCTCAGGATCAAGTGGATGATGCTGGTCATTTTACAAATCTCTGTGCATCGCAGGGCGCCATTAACAATTCGCCCCTACTACAACGCAAGCCGGGACAACTTGCTACGCAAACACAGAAATCTGCTCAAAATTGTATACGCCTGCTGGCGGAATGGATAGAAACATTTCCCTATGACTTTCGAGATGAGCGCTTAATGCAACAAGTGCGCATTTTAACGCGAAAATGTGTGTACCTTGATAATGCTCTGGGCAAACAAGTGTCGAGGATATTGCAGCTATTGGTACAACGTTTGACAGCTCTGGAAAAATATGAAGAATTCTTGCAATCTTTACTACAAAATGATCTCAATACAATCATACAACCCCACTATAGCACTTCGGCGTCGGCCTCTTATTCCTCATCCTCCTCTTCGACCTCTTCCTCCAATGCTGCTCACAATTCGCTAACAAAATCGGCTGTACAGGCATTAAATAGTCATGATCATGCGTCTTCTACACAAAAGAATCATTATCTAATAAATGCTCAATTTTCTCACAATATCACATCATCTACACCTGCTTCTTATACAACCTCTTCGAATACGGGACATTCGGCCTCGGATTCTCCTAACAGTCATGATGTCTTTGGCATAATGGATCTATGTCCCAGCTGTGCTCAATTGGCTCATCAGCTGACCGCCATAGAATTGGAACGTCTCTCGCATATCGGGCCGGAGGAATTTGTGCAAGCTTTTGCCAAGGAATATCAAAATTCTATGAGTAAGAATGTTAGTTCAGCTTCCTCGTCTTCAACAACTACTGCGGCGCCATCTGGTGGAGGTGGCGGTTCAAGTTCAGCTGGCCAACAGCAAATAATGCAAACGTCTTTGAATGATATGAAAAAGACTAGAAATCTGGAATCGTATGTGGAGTGGTTTAATCGTTTGAGTTATTTGACGGCCTCGGAAATTGTGAag TACCCCAAAAAGAAACAACGTGTACGCATTATTGAATATTGGATTGAGACCGCCAGAGAATGTTTTAATATTGGCAATTTTAATAGTCTTATGGCAATAATAGCTGGTCTAAATTTAGCCCCCATTTCAAGACTAAAAAAGACA TGGTCGAAAATACAATCAGCCAAATTTTCTGTCTTAGAACATCAAATGGATCCCACTTCCAATTTCAATAGTTATCGTTCCACCTTAAAAGCAGCCATGTGGCGTTCCGAGGGCGCCACCGAAGAACGTGAACGCATAATCATTccattttttagtttatttgttaaggatttgtattttctcaatgAGGGATGTTCAAATAG ATTACCCAACAATCATATCAACTTCGAAAAATGCTCCCAACTGGCCAAACAAGTTATGGAATTTAACGAATGGAAAAAGGTAACATGTCCCTTTGAAAAACTACCGAATGTCATTGCCTATTTGCAAAATAGTCCGGTCTTAAATGAAAACACCCTATCGATGGCTTCGTTTGAATGTGAACCCCCCGAAAATACCGAAGAAAAAGATCGCTATAAAACGGTTAAAGCCGAAACTAAACAACAACTGTTACAACAACTGCAGGAACAACAGTCGCAGCAACATTAA